A stretch of Candidatus Cloacimonadota bacterium DNA encodes these proteins:
- a CDS encoding 3-phosphoglycerate dehydrogenase, with the protein MPKVLIATEKPFAAPAVEKIKAVFEAAGYEQVWLESYTDPADLHAAVADVDAMIIRSDKIDEAVFNAAKNLKIVVRAGAGYDNIDLAAATAHNVVAMNTPGQNSNAVAELALAMMIYMARGKFNGKSGSELAGKKLVLYGFGYIPRFLTKMAQGIGMEVFAYDPYLSDATITKEGVTPLHKVEDIFSTGDYISLHIPATAETKKSINWNLLSLVKDNCILVNTARKEVIDEDALLKAFEEKKKFRYVCDVAPDCSDKLAELYPERSYWTPKKMGAQTGEANVNAGVASAKQIIGFLEKGDTTFKVN; encoded by the coding sequence ATGCCTAAAGTATTGATCGCCACCGAAAAACCTTTTGCCGCCCCCGCGGTGGAAAAAATCAAGGCCGTATTTGAGGCCGCCGGATATGAGCAGGTTTGGCTGGAAAGCTACACCGACCCCGCGGATCTGCACGCAGCCGTGGCGGATGTTGACGCCATGATTATCCGTAGCGACAAGATTGACGAAGCGGTTTTCAACGCCGCCAAGAATCTCAAAATCGTGGTTCGCGCCGGAGCGGGATATGACAACATTGACCTCGCCGCCGCCACTGCCCACAACGTTGTGGCCATGAACACCCCCGGGCAAAATTCAAACGCCGTGGCTGAACTGGCTCTGGCAATGATGATTTATATGGCTCGTGGAAAATTCAACGGCAAAAGCGGCAGCGAACTTGCCGGAAAAAAACTGGTTCTCTACGGCTTTGGCTACATCCCACGTTTCCTCACCAAGATGGCGCAAGGCATTGGAATGGAAGTGTTTGCCTACGATCCCTACCTCAGCGACGCCACCATCACCAAAGAAGGGGTGACCCCGCTTCACAAGGTTGAGGACATCTTCAGCACGGGGGACTACATTTCCCTGCATATCCCCGCCACCGCCGAAACCAAAAAATCCATCAATTGGAACCTGCTTTCCCTGGTGAAAGACAACTGCATCCTGGTAAACACCGCCCGCAAGGAAGTCATTGATGAAGACGCCCTGCTGAAAGCCTTCGAAGAAAAGAAGAAATTCCGCTATGTGTGCGACGTGGCGCCGGATTGCTCTGACAAACTGGCAGAACTCTATCCCGAGCGCAGCTATTGGACACCCAAAAAGATGGGCGCTCAAACCGGTGAAGCGAACGTCAATGCCGGAGTTGCCTCCGCCAAACAGATTATCGGATTCCTGGAAAAAGGCGACACCACCTTCAAGGTAAACTGA
- a CDS encoding serine/threonine protein kinase: MELTAGTKLGIFTIVKQIGAGGMSEVYLVKDNLGRPFALKTMSRRLSFDPSFRQRFEQEAKIMATLNHPNIVQMHSYFEAEGRFCLAMEYVEGGSLKDLSRKIGPIPEKRALNILKQIAEALSYAHGKGIIHRDIKPSNILLDADDNVKVMDFG; this comes from the coding sequence ATGGAACTGACAGCAGGCACGAAGCTTGGGATTTTCACGATTGTAAAACAGATTGGAGCCGGCGGCATGAGCGAGGTGTATCTCGTGAAAGACAATCTTGGGAGACCTTTCGCGCTCAAAACCATGTCCAGAAGGCTTTCCTTTGACCCGTCCTTTCGCCAGCGTTTTGAGCAGGAAGCCAAGATTATGGCCACGCTCAATCATCCCAATATCGTGCAAATGCACAGCTATTTTGAAGCGGAGGGGCGTTTTTGTCTGGCAATGGAATATGTTGAAGGTGGCAGCCTCAAAGACCTGAGCAGGAAAATTGGCCCCATTCCAGAAAAAAGAGCGCTGAATATCTTGAAACAAATCGCGGAAGCGCTTTCCTACGCTCATGGCAAGGGTATCATCCATCGCGACATAAAACCTTCCAACATCCTGCTGGACGCAGACGACAACGTGAAAGTTATGGATTTTGGCAT
- the rpmA gene encoding 50S ribosomal protein L27: MAHKKGGGSSRNGRDSKPKYRGVKKYGSEYVLAGNIIVRQKGTKFHAGENVGMGRDFTLFSLVDGHVKFETRGRTRRKYVSVMPVAAAE, translated from the coding sequence ATGGCACATAAAAAAGGTGGCGGCAGCAGCCGCAACGGACGGGATAGCAAGCCCAAATATCGTGGTGTAAAAAAATATGGCAGCGAGTACGTTCTGGCTGGCAATATCATTGTGCGCCAGAAAGGCACCAAGTTCCACGCCGGCGAAAACGTCGGCATGGGCAGGGATTTCACCCTGTTCAGCCTGGTGGATGGCCATGTGAAATTTGAAACCCGCGGACGTACCCGCAGGAAATATGTTTCCGTGATGCCCGTCGCGGCAGCGGAATAA
- the rplU gene encoding 50S ribosomal protein L21 → MYAIVDIKGFQFRAEENAILRVPLLNTAEPGQSLEFDRVLLVRKDDEILVGQPVVEGAAILAEVIGHGKGKKKIIYHAKRRKGYRVKKGYREQYTNIKVTGIRI, encoded by the coding sequence ATGTACGCCATCGTAGATATCAAAGGATTTCAGTTCAGGGCTGAAGAAAACGCGATTCTGCGCGTTCCCCTGCTGAATACGGCGGAACCGGGCCAGTCCCTGGAATTTGACCGGGTGCTTCTCGTTCGCAAAGACGACGAGATTCTGGTTGGCCAGCCCGTCGTAGAAGGCGCAGCCATTCTTGCCGAAGTTATCGGTCACGGTAAAGGCAAAAAGAAAATAATCTACCACGCCAAACGCAGAAAAGGTTACCGCGTTAAAAAAGGATACCGTGAACAATATACCAACATCAAAGTCACCGGAATCCGGATTTGA